From Carya illinoinensis cultivar Pawnee chromosome 5, C.illinoinensisPawnee_v1, whole genome shotgun sequence, one genomic window encodes:
- the LOC122309221 gene encoding pyruvate kinase, cytosolic isozyme-like: protein MEQILGALNNTAGAEKMPKTKIVCTLGPSSRSVDMLERLLRAGMNVARFNFSHGDHAYHQETLNNLRTAMNNTSILCAVMLDTKGPEIRTGRLKGSKPIQLQQGQAITITTDYSIEGDENMISMSYPKLAEDLKTQSVILCADGSISLTVVACDEEQGLVHCICENSAVLGERKNVNLPGVIVDLPTLTDKDKVDILDWGVPNKIDIIALSFVRKGSDLVEVRKLLGPHAKNILLMSKVENQEGVSNFEDILANSDAFMVARGDLGMEIPIEKIFLAQKWMILKANTQGKPVVTATQMLESMTKSPRPTRAEATDVANAVLDGTDCVMLSGETAAGAYPEIAVQTMVRICREAESFIDYGQLFKRIMETAPTPMSPLESLASSAVSTAQSIKAALILVLTRGGSTAKLVAKYRPSIPILSVVVAEITTDSFEWSCSDEAPARHSLVYRGLCPVLSSASARASPEESTEESIKLALQHAKTKKLCMPGDSVVVLHRINTASIIKIMIVN from the exons AACTTCTCCCATGGCGATCATGCTTACCACCAAGAGACCCTCAATAATCTCAGGACTGCCATGAACAATACCAGCATTCTCTGTGCTGTCATGTTGGATACTAAG GGTCCCGAGATTCGAACTGGGCGTTTGAAGGGATCAAAACCCATACAGCTTCAGCAGGGTCAAGCCATTACCATCACCACTGACTATAGCATAGAAGGTGATGAGAATATGATAAGTATGAGCTATCCAAAGTTGGCCGAGGATTTGAAGACACAAAGTGTTATTCTTTGTGCCGATGGGAGTATTTCTCTTACTGTCGTGGCTTGTGACGAGGAACAAGGTTTGGTCCATTGTATTTGTGAAAACTCTGCAGTTCTTGGTGAGAGGAAGAATGTCAATCTCCCTGGGGTTATTGTTGACCTGCCAACCTTAACTGATAAAGACAAAGTGGATATTTTGGACTGGGGAGTTCCAAATAAGATTGACATAATTGCTTTGTCTTTCGTTCGCAAAGGTTCTGACCTTGTAGAGGTCCGAAAATTGCTAGGACCGCATGCAAAGAATATCCTTCTCATGTCAAAG GTTGAGAATCAAGAAGGCGTTTCTAATTTCGAAGATATTTTAGCCAACTCAGATGCATTTATGGTTGCACGAGGTGATCTAGGAATGGAAATTCCAATCGAAAAGATATTCCTAGCTCAGAAATGGATGATACTGAAAGCCAACACGCAAGGAAAACCAGTGGTGACTGCTACCCAGATGTTGGAATCCATGACCAAATCTCCCCGGCCAACCCGAGCTGAAGCCACAGATGTTGCTAATGCAGTTCTTGATGGCACTGACTGCGTGATGCTTAGCGGAGAAACTGCTGCTGGGGCATACCCTGAAATTGCTGTTCAAACCATGGTGAGAATCTGCAGAGAGGCAGAGAGTTTTATAGACTATGGACAACTTTTTAAGAGAATAATGGAAACTGCACCGACGCCTATGAGCCCATTAGAAAGCCTGGCCTCCTCAGCGGTGAGCACTGCCCAAAGCATTAAAGCAGCCTTGATTTTGGTCCTAACCAGAGGTGGAAGCACAGCAAAGCTGGTGGCTAAGTACAGGCCGAGCATTCCCATTCTGTCTGTGGTGGTTGCAGAGATAACAACAGATTCTTTCGAGTGGTCTTGCAGTGATGAGGCGCCTGCAAGGCATAGCCTTGTTTATAGGGGCCTGTGTCCTGTTTTGAGCTCAGCATCAGCAAGAGCTTCACCTGAAGAGTCGACCGAGGAAAGCATAAAGTTGGCCCTCCAACATGCAAAGACCAAGAAACTCTGCATGCCTGGGGACTCGGTCGTCGTGTTGCACAGAATAAACACTGCGTCTATTATCAAGATCATGATCGttaattga